The nucleotide sequence GTGGTGTCCGGCGCAGGCGGCGGCGTCCAGGTGATCAGGGAGGCGGTGACGTGACGGCGATTCATCGGGGGCGGATGCCCGCCGGCTGGGAGTCGGATCTCTCCGACGAGTACGAGTGGATTCCGCTGCGGCTGCCGCCCGACGTCACGCGGGTCTCGGCGTCGACCCGACTGTCGATCGAGGCCGAGTACCGCGGCTGGGAGCTGACGCGGGTGCGGCTGTACACCGACGGCAGTCGACGGGTGCTGTTGCGCCGCAAGAAGACGGCCGCCGACCGACTCGGCGTCGGCGACCAGCCGGGCGCGTGATGTACGCCCTGCTGCGGCGAATCCTGTTCCTGGTCGCGCCCGAGCGCATCCACACCCTCGTCTTCGCCGCGCTGCGCGGCGCGACGGCACCGCAGGGGCTGCGGGCGGCGCTGGCCCGTCGCCTCGCGCCCTCCGACCCGGTGCTCGCGTCCACGGCGTTCGGGGTGCGCTTCCCCGGGCCGCTCGGGCTCGCCGCCGGCTTCGACAAGGACGGCACGGGGTTGCACACCTGGGGCGCACTGGGTTTCGGATACGCCGAGGTGGGCACCGTGACGGCGCAAGCACAGCCCGGCAATCCCACGCCACGGATGTTCCGGCTGCCCGAGGACCGGGCGCTGCTCAACCGGATGGGCTTCAACAACCACGGTTCGGCGGCGCTGGCGACCCGCATGGCGTCGCGGACGTCGACGGTGCCGATCGGCGTCAACATCGGCAAGACCAAGGCCACCCCGGCGACCGAGGCGGTCCGCGACTACGCCGAGAGCGCGCGGCTGCTCGGTCCCGTCGCGGACTACCTGGTGGTCAACGTGAGTTCGCCGAACACCCCGGGGTTGCGCGACCTGCAGGCGGTGGCGTCGCTGCGGCCGATCTTGGAAGCGGTCCGCGCGGAGACGACGGCGCCGGTGCTGGTGAAGATCGCCCCGGACCTGTCGGACGCGGACGTCGACGAGATCGCCGACCTCGCGGTCGAACTGGGCCTCGCGGGCATCGTCGCCACCAACACGACGATCTCCCGCGATGGGCTGCGCACCCCCGGGGCGGCGGACCTCGGCGCCGGCGGCGTCTCCGGCGCCCCGGTCGCCGCGCGGTCACTGGAGATCCTGCGCCGGCTGCACCGGCGCGTCGGCAACCGGTTGGTCCTCGTCAGCGTCGGCGGCATCGAAAGCGCCGATGACGCCTGGGAGCGGATCGTCAACGGCGCAGCGCTGGTGCAGGCGTACACCGGCTTCGTCTACGGCGGCGGTCTCTGGGCCAAGCGCGTGCACGACGGCCTGGCCCAGCGACTGCACGCCGGCGGGTTCGGCTCGCTGGCCGAGGCCGTGGGTTCGGCC is from Mycolicibacterium grossiae and encodes:
- a CDS encoding DUF5703 family protein, whose product is MTAIHRGRMPAGWESDLSDEYEWIPLRLPPDVTRVSASTRLSIEAEYRGWELTRVRLYTDGSRRVLLRRKKTAADRLGVGDQPGA
- a CDS encoding quinone-dependent dihydroorotate dehydrogenase produces the protein MYALLRRILFLVAPERIHTLVFAALRGATAPQGLRAALARRLAPSDPVLASTAFGVRFPGPLGLAAGFDKDGTGLHTWGALGFGYAEVGTVTAQAQPGNPTPRMFRLPEDRALLNRMGFNNHGSAALATRMASRTSTVPIGVNIGKTKATPATEAVRDYAESARLLGPVADYLVVNVSSPNTPGLRDLQAVASLRPILEAVRAETTAPVLVKIAPDLSDADVDEIADLAVELGLAGIVATNTTISRDGLRTPGAADLGAGGVSGAPVAARSLEILRRLHRRVGNRLVLVSVGGIESADDAWERIVNGAALVQAYTGFVYGGGLWAKRVHDGLAQRLHAGGFGSLAEAVGSATR